One Deltaproteobacteria bacterium genomic window carries:
- the rsmH gene encoding 16S rRNA (cytosine(1402)-N(4))-methyltransferase RsmH, with the protein MAHIPVLLEQIVSWIAPRAGGRYMDGTLGLGGHTRALIEAANGEAEVLGIDRDLKTLERAQSNLADVSDQIIFAHASFAHFEDVLAEIGWRSLDGAILDLGVSSMQLDEAERGFSFLQNGPLDMRMDPSSGLAPASRLVNLTPVHELKRIIAEYGEEPLAGRIARAIVDARRVRPLETTVELAEVILKAYPAKIRAKSRNHPATRTFQALRIAVNRELDELDKFLGRIPARLNPGARMAVISFHSLEDRRVKHAFRRESKGCICPPHDPVCRCGHARTLRICTSKPILPGLEEQQANPRSRSAKLRVAERVHGEDGSVVWIVMLSLLTLVLGLATVWVNIEGVDTAYELKRLEQRYDQQADLKAKLEVERVNLMSPYRLRETGRKMGLKPADPENMRVLDLPHQAP; encoded by the coding sequence ATGGCCCATATCCCAGTTCTCCTTGAGCAGATCGTGTCCTGGATCGCCCCCCGAGCCGGAGGGCGGTACATGGACGGGACCCTGGGGCTGGGAGGCCACACCAGGGCGCTGATCGAGGCCGCCAATGGCGAGGCTGAGGTCCTGGGTATCGACCGCGACCTGAAAACCCTGGAGCGGGCCCAGTCGAATCTGGCCGATGTTAGCGATCAGATTATCTTCGCCCACGCGTCCTTTGCCCATTTCGAGGACGTCCTGGCCGAGATAGGCTGGAGAAGTCTGGATGGAGCGATTCTGGATCTCGGAGTTTCCTCCATGCAGCTCGACGAGGCTGAACGCGGGTTCAGCTTCCTGCAGAACGGCCCCCTGGATATGCGTATGGACCCATCATCGGGCTTGGCTCCGGCCAGTCGACTAGTAAACTTGACGCCGGTGCACGAACTGAAGCGGATCATCGCCGAGTACGGTGAGGAGCCCTTGGCCGGACGCATCGCCAGGGCCATCGTCGATGCCCGAAGGGTCCGGCCCCTGGAAACGACCGTGGAACTGGCCGAAGTGATCCTGAAAGCCTATCCGGCCAAGATTCGGGCCAAGTCCAGAAACCACCCGGCGACCCGGACTTTCCAGGCTCTTCGCATTGCCGTGAATCGTGAACTCGACGAACTCGACAAATTTCTGGGCCGAATCCCGGCCCGTTTGAATCCCGGAGCCCGGATGGCCGTCATCTCCTTCCATTCCCTGGAGGATCGACGGGTCAAGCATGCCTTCCGGCGTGAGAGCAAGGGCTGCATCTGTCCACCCCATGACCCGGTCTGCCGATGCGGTCATGCAAGGACTCTCCGGATCTGCACCTCCAAGCCTATTCTTCCAGGCCTGGAGGAGCAGCAAGCCAACCCCAGGAGCAGGAGTGCCAAACTCCGGGTGGCCGAACGGGTTCACGGCGAGGACGGAAGCGTGGTCTGGATCGTGATGCTCAGTCTTCTGACCCTGGTCCTCGGCTTGGCCACGGTGTGGGTGAACATCGAAGGCGTGGATACGGCCTATGAATTAAAGAGGCTGGAACAACGATACGACCAGCAGGCCGACCTCAAGGCCAAGCTGGAAGTCGAGCGGGTCAACCTCATGTCTCCCTATAGATTGCGGGAAACAGGCCGGAAGATGGGTCTGAAACCGGCCGACCCTGAAAACATGAGGGTCCTGGATCTCCCTCACCAGGCCCCCTGA
- the mraZ gene encoding division/cell wall cluster transcriptional repressor MraZ yields MFRGHSYRNQDDKGRLSLPPEFRDEILDLSPGGKLVLTNFDQCVLGYPLPEWEALEQSFGQLNQAKDWARKFHRFFIAAAVEVPLDRQGRILVPPHLRNYAGLNNKEVVVAGVGRKIEIWDKDRFEAQRLEVMENFDDMMTNLAENGIDLRI; encoded by the coding sequence ATGTTCAGGGGCCATTCATACCGAAATCAGGACGACAAGGGACGCTTGAGTCTTCCTCCGGAATTCCGGGATGAAATTCTCGATCTGTCCCCTGGCGGCAAGTTGGTCCTGACCAACTTCGACCAGTGCGTCCTCGGATACCCTCTCCCCGAATGGGAGGCTCTGGAGCAAAGCTTCGGCCAACTCAACCAGGCCAAGGATTGGGCCAGGAAATTCCATCGGTTCTTCATCGCCGCAGCCGTTGAGGTCCCCTTGGACAGGCAAGGCCGAATCCTGGTTCCCCCACATCTCAGAAACTACGCGGGCCTCAACAACAAGGAAGTGGTGGTCGCCGGGGTGGGCCGGAAGATCGAGATCTGGGACAAGGACCGGTTTGAGGCTCAGCGGCTCGAAGTCATGGAGAATTTCGATGACATGATGACCAATTTGGCCGAAAACGGGATCGACCTCCGAATCTGA
- a CDS encoding flavodoxin family protein, translating to MEAVCLLGSPRRGNSERMASWLVQSLAESGVSLTTHRLAGLDYSGCRACFGCKGKSESCVVEDDLFVVLEDVRRCPILVLASPVYFGDVSAQIKGFIDRSFSFLVPDYPTAKRKTRLTGKRSMVMLLSQGHGKADLFADIFPRYAYFFKWLGFEECHMVRACGVYEPGAVDGRDDIRQECSNLAEILVKAHGAGGRSLRPES from the coding sequence ATGGAAGCGGTCTGCCTCTTGGGGAGCCCGAGGCGCGGAAACAGCGAACGGATGGCCTCCTGGCTGGTGCAGAGTTTGGCCGAAAGCGGTGTGTCCCTGACCACGCATCGTTTGGCTGGACTTGATTATTCCGGCTGCCGGGCCTGTTTCGGATGCAAGGGCAAAAGCGAGTCCTGTGTGGTCGAGGACGATCTGTTCGTGGTACTGGAAGATGTCCGCAGATGTCCGATTCTCGTTTTGGCCTCTCCAGTTTATTTCGGAGACGTCAGTGCCCAGATAAAGGGCTTCATCGACCGCTCCTTCTCCTTCCTGGTTCCAGATTATCCCACGGCCAAGAGGAAGACGAGGCTGACAGGAAAACGGTCGATGGTCATGCTTCTGTCCCAGGGCCACGGCAAAGCGGACCTGTTTGCCGACATCTTTCCCCGGTACGCCTATTTCTTCAAATGGCTTGGCTTTGAAGAGTGCCACATGGTCCGGGCCTGCGGGGTCTACGAGCCTGGGGCAGTGGATGGTCGCGACGATATCCGTCAGGAGTGTTCAAACCTGGCCGAAATCTTGGTCAAAGCCCATGGGGCCGGTGGCAGGTCCCTTCGGCCGGAGAGCTGA
- a CDS encoding DNA repair protein RecN yields the protein MLDLLRIRNLALIEDAELEFHPGLNVLTGESGAGKSFILRALEFILGQRMGAEMIRSGAERASVEALFVFDGREMVLSREMAADSGRSRIVIDGSLGSQTRVQDLRPSLLLHAGQHGQQQLLRPSFHTRIVDSFLPDTGVLERFSGLVREVQALRAEQASLAERVRDLERQREFLEYQLAEIEKVGPKLGEEEELLAERERLRAEEKSGRGVERCLELLHGVDTPGLISLTEELSRELAGLETVGWSLAENAAHLQETVHVLRDLDREFRASPGRQDPAVRLNDIEARLWELTRLQRKLKRSLAQIVDLAAEIEDNISFLDRSRLKAKDIDRRLGSRLEELAQAAQDLAKARTQASGELRGRLENSLRELGFPEGVRIVFAMEPHQVEEGVVEERPVIHWVPNPGQDPQPLDQIASGGELSRFFLALVGLWGERGSQSLLFDEVDAGIGGMTLNKVGRAIRALADRQQVILITHWPQLAAGADRHFRIEKTVASGVTTTRCLAMDESERLEELARMAGGGDRGLRMAGDLLQEVRA from the coding sequence GTGCTCGATCTTTTGCGTATTCGCAATCTGGCCCTCATTGAGGATGCCGAACTTGAATTTCACCCGGGCCTGAACGTCCTGACGGGGGAATCCGGGGCTGGGAAATCCTTCATCCTCAGGGCGTTGGAGTTCATTCTCGGCCAGAGAATGGGAGCGGAGATGATCAGGTCCGGGGCCGAGAGGGCCTCGGTGGAGGCATTGTTCGTCTTCGACGGCCGAGAAATGGTCCTGTCGAGGGAGATGGCCGCGGACAGCGGTCGATCTCGGATCGTCATCGACGGTTCTCTAGGTTCACAGACTAGGGTTCAGGACCTGCGGCCCAGTCTCCTCCTTCACGCCGGCCAGCACGGCCAACAGCAGCTTCTCCGCCCTTCTTTCCACACCAGGATCGTGGACTCGTTTCTCCCGGACACAGGAGTGCTGGAGCGGTTTTCCGGACTTGTCCGTGAGGTCCAGGCATTGCGGGCCGAGCAGGCTTCCCTGGCCGAGCGGGTCAGAGACTTGGAGCGACAGCGGGAGTTTTTGGAGTACCAGTTGGCCGAGATCGAAAAGGTCGGCCCCAAGCTGGGCGAGGAAGAGGAACTTCTGGCCGAGCGCGAGCGGCTGAGGGCCGAGGAGAAGTCGGGGCGCGGCGTCGAGCGATGTCTGGAGCTGCTGCATGGAGTGGACACGCCCGGCCTTATTTCGCTGACCGAGGAATTGAGCCGGGAATTGGCAGGATTGGAGACCGTAGGCTGGAGCTTAGCCGAGAACGCGGCCCATCTCCAGGAAACGGTCCACGTCCTCAGGGATTTGGACCGGGAATTCAGGGCCTCCCCAGGGCGTCAGGATCCGGCCGTCAGACTGAACGACATCGAGGCCCGGCTTTGGGAGTTGACCCGGCTCCAGCGAAAGCTCAAGCGGTCTCTGGCCCAGATTGTGGATTTGGCCGCCGAGATCGAGGATAATATCTCGTTTCTGGACCGGAGTCGTCTGAAGGCCAAAGACATTGACCGACGTCTGGGCTCTCGGCTGGAGGAATTGGCCCAGGCTGCTCAGGACTTGGCCAAAGCCCGAACCCAGGCCTCCGGAGAGCTTCGTGGCCGACTGGAGAACAGTCTGAGGGAGCTGGGTTTTCCCGAGGGGGTCAGAATTGTTTTCGCGATGGAACCCCATCAGGTCGAGGAGGGGGTGGTGGAGGAGCGGCCGGTGATCCATTGGGTGCCGAATCCCGGCCAGGATCCTCAGCCCCTAGATCAGATCGCATCGGGCGGGGAGTTGTCGAGGTTTTTTCTGGCCCTGGTCGGGCTGTGGGGAGAGCGGGGCAGCCAGAGCCTGCTATTCGACGAGGTCGACGCCGGCATCGGCGGCATGACCTTGAATAAGGTCGGAAGGGCTATCAGGGCCCTGGCCGATCGGCAGCAGGTCATTCTGATTACCCATTGGCCGCAGTTGGCGGCCGGGGCCGACCGCCATTTCCGGATCGAGAAGACCGTGGCTTCCGGCGTGACCACGACCCGCTGCCTAGCCATGGATGAGTCCGAGCGTCTGGAGGAACTGGCCAGGATGGCCGGGGGCGGTGACAGGGGGCTGCGCATGGCCGGGGATCTTCTGCAGGAGGTGAGGGCATGA